From a single Lacerta agilis isolate rLacAgi1 chromosome 3, rLacAgi1.pri, whole genome shotgun sequence genomic region:
- the LOC117044702 gene encoding uncharacterized protein LOC117044702, protein MSFKKSFSNTEKNKEIWTKNLVQFQAPSSRGNVAIYEAPLSERSCMPLKNHVIGRFKFLESTAKERRERISLIAVELKALWRKTLNFPHVSDQAICAKLANLLKDYERCRKKQNFDSLNELFDVTKVKGEWMCKEDENLYKLQTESKGQVGYSTNKRASAKTTHPSKRKKAMEATVSPESTLTSSAPPDCSESYTDSSDNSKDSPWEDENEASTRTRKHNPTGMRSPS, encoded by the exons ATGTCGTTCAAGAAGAGCTTTTCTAACACGGAGAAGAACAAGGAAATCTGGACAAAGAATTTAGTCCAGTTTCAAGCGCCATCAAGTAGAGGCAACGTGGCAATTTATGAAGCACCGTTGAGTGAACGGAGTTGCATGCCCCTGAAAAACCACGTCATTGGACGCTTCAAATTTCTTGAATCCACTGCCAAAGAACGGAGAGAGAGGATCAGTCTAATTGCTGTGGAGCTTAAAGCCCTATGGAGAAAAACATTGAACTTCCCGCATGTATCTGATCAAGCCATTTGTGCAAAACTAGCAAACCTTCTGAAAGACTATGAGCGATgcagaaagaaacaaaactttGATTCATTGAATGAACTGTTTGACGTGACCAAGGTGAAAGGCGAATGGATGTGCAAAGAGGATGAGAACCTCTACAAACTGCAAACTGAGAGCAAGGGTCAGGTTGGTTATTCCACTAACAAACGTGCTAGTGCAAAGACCACCCACCCATCCAAGCGAAAGAAGGCAATGGAAGCGACTGTGTCACCAGAGTCAACACTTACCAGCTCAGCGCCACCTGATTGTTCCGAAAGTTACACGGACTCATCCGACAACAGCAAAGACAGTCCTTGGGAGGATGAGAATGAAGCATCAACGAGGACAAGGAAGCATAACCCA ACAGGAATGAGATCCCCTTCATGA